From the genome of Pseudomonadota bacterium, one region includes:
- a CDS encoding DUF493 domain-containing protein, whose amino-acid sequence MSGRSPYEQEAARLAALPRAERFASLLSFPLDFTFKAIGRGPEFWQAVRTLLDARGQREVILVERPSANGRFCSITFNLRLDDADALDAWYCALQALPNLVYLL is encoded by the coding sequence ATGAGCGGTCGATCACCATATGAGCAAGAGGCAGCGCGCCTCGCCGCGCTCCCGCGCGCCGAGCGTTTCGCTAGCCTGCTCAGCTTTCCGCTCGACTTCACCTTCAAGGCAATCGGCCGCGGCCCCGAGTTCTGGCAGGCGGTGCGGACGCTGCTCGACGCGCGTGGGCAGCGCGAGGTGATCCTCGTCGAGCGGCCGAGCGCCAACGGACGCTTCTGCTCGATCACCTTCAACCTTCGCCTCGACGATGCCGACGCCCTCGACGCCTGGTACTGCGCCTTGCAAGCGCTGCCGAACCTGGTCTATCTGCTTTAG
- a CDS encoding SCO family protein: MPRPALIVALVAAQALGSAAARAAEPLPPQLADVTIAEHLDRQVDLDTAFVDHRGHRVRLRDFVKPGQPLLLTLNYYRCPMLCNLQLNALTRALRQLGWVPGQKFQLVTISINPREGWQLARGKRASYLRLLQRAGAEWHFLVGQQPSIDRVADAVGFRYRWLPEQQQYAHPAAIFFLSPQGRVARYLYGIDYAPRPIKLALIEAAAGRVGSTVDRLLLSCFHYDPTTGRYTPYAVGIMRLGGVATALLLGLTLLALWRREGRSAAGAARAKSPPAA; this comes from the coding sequence GTGCCTCGCCCCGCGCTCATCGTCGCCTTGGTGGCCGCGCAGGCGCTGGGGAGTGCCGCGGCACGCGCTGCCGAGCCGCTCCCTCCCCAGCTCGCGGACGTCACGATCGCCGAGCATCTCGACCGCCAGGTCGATCTCGACACGGCCTTCGTCGACCACCGCGGTCATCGCGTACGGCTGCGCGACTTCGTCAAGCCCGGCCAGCCGCTGCTGCTGACGCTCAACTACTACCGCTGCCCGATGCTCTGCAACCTGCAGCTCAATGCGCTGACCCGGGCGCTGCGCCAGCTCGGCTGGGTGCCGGGCCAGAAGTTCCAGCTCGTGACGATCAGCATCAATCCGCGCGAGGGCTGGCAGCTCGCGCGCGGCAAGCGCGCCTCCTACCTGCGCCTGCTACAGCGGGCCGGCGCCGAGTGGCACTTCCTCGTCGGTCAGCAACCCAGCATCGACCGCGTCGCAGACGCCGTCGGCTTTCGCTACCGGTGGCTGCCGGAGCAGCAGCAGTACGCCCATCCTGCGGCGATCTTTTTCCTCTCGCCGCAGGGACGGGTCGCCCGCTACCTCTACGGGATCGACTACGCCCCACGACCGATCAAGCTCGCGCTAATCGAAGCCGCGGCCGGCCGCGTCGGCTCCACCGTCGACCGGCTGCTGCTGAGCTGCTTCCACTATGACCCCACGACGGGCCGCTACACGCCCTACGCGGTCGGGATCATGCGGCTCGGCGGGGTGGCCACGGCGCTGCTGCTGGGGCTGACGCTGCTGGCGCTTTGGCGGCGCGAAGGGCGCAGCGCGGCAGGCGCAGCCAGGGCGAAAAGCCCGCCCGCGGCTTGA
- a CDS encoding DnaJ domain-containing protein — protein sequence MPMKYIDYYQVLGVERSASAAELRKAYKRLARKYHPDLNKGADAEANFKRVNEAYEVLKDPKKRERYDTLGPNWQDGSPFEPPSGWRGAPGGGGVRVDFGEGGGDFSDFFEVLFGGARAGARGGARGGARAGARGAPRGMRFDDLFGAATGRDGTTGAGGEWSAPAASRDVEAELVVELEDVIEGRKRSFEIDGPGGRRRYDVTIPKGMRDGERLRLAGQGAPAVGGRSGHLLLTIRLAKHRLFRVEGDDLVVELAVAAWDAALGASLAVPTIGGEVQLKLPAGVTSGQRLRLRGKGLPRRHGGHGDLLAEVRLTVPSPLSTEQRDLFERLKGTG from the coding sequence CTGCCGATGAAGTACATCGACTACTACCAGGTGCTCGGCGTCGAACGCAGCGCCTCCGCCGCGGAGCTGCGCAAGGCCTACAAGCGCCTGGCCCGCAAGTACCACCCCGATCTGAACAAGGGCGCCGACGCCGAGGCCAACTTCAAGCGGGTCAATGAGGCCTACGAGGTGCTGAAGGATCCGAAGAAGCGCGAGCGCTACGACACGCTCGGGCCGAACTGGCAGGACGGCAGCCCCTTCGAGCCACCCTCGGGCTGGCGCGGCGCGCCGGGCGGTGGCGGCGTGCGCGTCGACTTCGGCGAGGGTGGCGGCGACTTCTCGGACTTCTTCGAGGTGCTCTTCGGCGGGGCGCGGGCTGGAGCGCGAGGCGGCGCACGGGGCGGGGCGCGGGCTGGAGCGCGCGGAGCGCCGCGCGGCATGCGTTTCGACGACCTCTTCGGTGCCGCGACCGGCCGCGACGGAACGACCGGCGCCGGCGGCGAGTGGTCCGCTCCGGCGGCGAGCCGCGACGTCGAGGCCGAGCTGGTCGTCGAGCTCGAGGACGTGATCGAGGGGCGCAAGCGCAGCTTCGAGATCGACGGACCGGGCGGGCGCCGACGCTATGACGTCACCATCCCCAAGGGGATGCGGGACGGCGAACGCCTGCGCCTCGCCGGCCAGGGTGCGCCTGCTGTGGGCGGGCGCAGTGGCCATCTCCTGCTGACGATTCGCCTGGCGAAGCACCGCCTCTTTCGCGTCGAGGGCGACGATCTCGTGGTCGAGCTTGCCGTCGCCGCCTGGGACGCCGCGCTCGGGGCCAGCCTGGCCGTGCCGACGATCGGGGGCGAAGTCCAGCTCAAGCTCCCAGCGGGCGTGACCTCAGGGCAGCGCCTGCGACTGCGGGGCAAGGGCCTGCCGCGACGCCACGGCGGCCACGGCGATCTGCTGGCGGAGGTGCGCCTGACGGTGCCGAGCCCCTTGAGCACCGAACAACGCGACCTCTTCGAGCGCCTCAAGGGCACGGGCTGA
- the clpB gene encoding ATP-dependent chaperone ClpB, whose protein sequence is MRLDRWTLKSRDALARAEALARQRSHQEVGSLHLLAALLEQEQGLTAPLLAQAGVDRATLQTQIEQALGRRPKVSGGETYLGQELKRVLEAAQTQADQLKDDYLSIEHLLLGAVETKGCDAGRLLAGLGLNAETLRRALLEVRGNQRVSDPDPEGKYQALKRYATDLTELARRGRLDPVIGRDEEIRRAIQVLSRRTKNNPVLIGEPGVGKTAIVEGIAARITAGDVPDSLRDKRVMSLDLGALVAGAKYRGEFEDRLKAVLNEILAAEGRVMLFIDELHTLVGAGAAEGAQDAANMLKPALARGELRCIGATTLDEYRKHIEKDKALERRFQPVYVGEPSVEDTIAILRGIKPKYEVHHGIRIQDSALVAAARLSQRYVSDRFLPDKAIDLVDEAAARLKMEIESVPAAIDDLARQLTRLEIEEQALKLERGAAAEARATELQPELAALKERVQAMRAHWQEQRALVQKIKASKQRADALQTEVEQAQRAGNLQRAAELTYGTLPQLLKEELALQEQLQHSQHDGAFLREEVTEEDIAQVVARWTGIPVAKMLEGDSERLLQMEQRLHQRVVGQHEAVTRVAQAIRLARAGLQDPNRPIGSFLFLGPTGVGKTELARALAEFLFDDERSLVRIDMSEYMEKHTVSRLIGAPPGYVGYEEGGQLTEAVRRRPYSVVLLDEIEKAHRDVFNVLLQLLDDGRLTDGHGRTVDFRNTVLIMTSNLGSQHLLELTDPAAIRQQIDQALRATLRPEFLNRIDAVLIFERLDRQAIRGIVDIQLTRVANLVGQRGLQLELTEEAKDYLAEVGYDPSFGARPLKRALQEHVMGPLAEQLIAGEVRGGDRVVVERGAEGLLVRVVGRPEH, encoded by the coding sequence ATGCGCCTCGATCGCTGGACCCTGAAATCGCGCGACGCGCTGGCGCGGGCCGAGGCGCTGGCCCGCCAGCGCAGCCATCAAGAGGTCGGCAGCCTGCACCTGCTGGCCGCCCTGCTCGAGCAGGAGCAAGGCCTGACGGCGCCGCTGCTGGCCCAGGCCGGCGTCGATCGGGCCACGCTCCAGACCCAGATCGAACAAGCGCTGGGGCGACGCCCCAAGGTCAGTGGTGGCGAGACCTACCTCGGCCAAGAGCTGAAGCGGGTGCTCGAGGCCGCGCAGACGCAAGCGGACCAGCTCAAGGACGACTACCTCTCGATCGAGCACCTGCTGCTCGGTGCGGTCGAGACCAAGGGCTGCGACGCCGGTCGCCTGCTGGCGGGCCTCGGACTCAACGCCGAGACCCTCCGCCGCGCCCTGCTCGAGGTGCGCGGCAACCAGCGCGTCAGCGATCCGGACCCAGAAGGCAAGTACCAAGCGCTGAAGCGCTACGCCACAGACCTCACCGAACTGGCGCGCCGGGGTCGGCTCGACCCGGTGATCGGCCGCGACGAAGAGATCCGCCGCGCGATCCAGGTGCTGTCGCGTCGCACGAAGAACAACCCGGTGCTGATCGGTGAGCCGGGTGTGGGAAAGACGGCGATCGTCGAGGGCATCGCTGCGCGGATTACGGCCGGCGACGTCCCCGACAGCCTGCGCGACAAGCGCGTGATGTCGCTCGATCTCGGGGCGCTGGTGGCAGGCGCCAAGTACCGCGGCGAGTTCGAAGATCGGCTCAAGGCCGTGCTGAACGAGATCCTCGCGGCCGAGGGACGCGTGATGCTCTTCATCGACGAGCTGCATACGCTCGTCGGCGCTGGCGCCGCCGAGGGCGCGCAGGACGCCGCCAATATGCTCAAGCCGGCCCTGGCGCGCGGCGAGCTGCGTTGCATCGGCGCGACGACGCTCGACGAGTACCGCAAGCACATCGAGAAGGACAAGGCCCTCGAGCGTCGCTTCCAGCCCGTCTACGTCGGCGAGCCCAGCGTCGAGGACACGATCGCCATCCTGCGCGGCATCAAGCCCAAGTATGAGGTCCATCACGGCATCCGCATCCAGGACAGCGCGCTCGTCGCCGCGGCGCGGCTGTCGCAGCGCTACGTCAGCGACCGCTTCCTGCCCGACAAGGCGATCGACCTGGTCGACGAGGCAGCCGCCCGCTTGAAGATGGAGATCGAGAGCGTGCCGGCGGCAATCGACGACCTGGCGCGGCAGCTCACCCGGCTCGAGATCGAGGAGCAAGCCCTCAAGCTCGAGCGTGGGGCGGCGGCCGAAGCCCGCGCGACCGAGCTGCAGCCGGAGCTTGCCGCGCTGAAGGAGCGAGTTCAGGCGATGCGCGCGCACTGGCAAGAACAGCGCGCGCTGGTGCAGAAGATCAAGGCCTCCAAGCAGCGCGCCGACGCCCTGCAGACCGAGGTGGAGCAGGCTCAACGCGCGGGCAACCTGCAGCGCGCGGCGGAGCTGACCTACGGCACCCTGCCCCAGCTCTTGAAGGAGGAGCTGGCCCTGCAGGAGCAGCTTCAGCACAGTCAGCATGACGGCGCCTTCCTGCGCGAGGAGGTCACGGAGGAGGACATCGCTCAGGTCGTCGCGCGCTGGACTGGGATACCCGTCGCCAAGATGCTGGAGGGCGACAGCGAGCGCCTGCTGCAGATGGAGCAGCGCCTGCACCAGCGCGTCGTCGGCCAGCACGAGGCGGTGACGCGCGTCGCGCAGGCGATCCGCCTGGCCCGCGCGGGGCTGCAGGACCCGAACCGACCGATCGGTTCGTTTCTCTTCCTCGGCCCAACCGGCGTCGGCAAGACCGAGCTGGCCCGCGCGCTGGCGGAGTTCCTCTTCGACGACGAGCGCAGCCTCGTGCGGATCGACATGAGCGAGTACATGGAGAAGCACACCGTCAGCCGGCTGATCGGTGCCCCTCCGGGCTACGTCGGCTACGAAGAGGGTGGCCAGCTGACGGAGGCCGTGCGCCGGCGCCCCTATAGCGTCGTGCTCCTCGACGAGATCGAGAAGGCACACCGCGACGTCTTCAACGTCCTGCTGCAGCTCCTCGACGACGGGCGGCTGACCGATGGACATGGGCGCACTGTCGACTTCCGCAACACGGTCCTGATCATGACCTCGAATCTCGGCAGCCAACACCTGCTCGAGCTGACGGATCCGGCGGCGATACGGCAACAGATCGATCAGGCCCTGCGAGCGACGCTGCGCCCGGAGTTCCTCAACCGCATCGACGCGGTGCTGATCTTCGAGCGTCTTGACCGCCAGGCGATCCGAGGTATCGTGGACATTCAGCTCACGCGGGTCGCGAACCTCGTCGGCCAGCGGGGACTTCAGCTCGAGCTGACCGAGGAAGCCAAGGACTACCTGGCCGAGGTTGGCTACGATCCATCGTTCGGCGCCAGACCGCTCAAGCGCGCGCTTCAGGAGCACGTGATGGGACCGCTCGCCGAGCAGCTCATCGCTGGCGAGGTGCGCGGCGGTGACCGCGTGGTGGTCGAGCGGGGCGCCGAGGGGTTGCTGGTGCGGGTGGTCGGGCGCCCGGAGCACTGA